The Plasmodium cynomolgi strain B DNA, chromosome 13, whole genome shotgun sequence DNA segment TCGTAACTGCTGGGTTTAAAGAAACGGGTGCAGAGGGAATAAAGCTAGAACAACAAATCATAGatgtagcaaaaaataatgggATCAGAATTATAGGTCCAAATTGTTTAGGAATTATTCACTCGTATCATAATATGAATGCATCCTTTGctgataataaaatattgaaagggaatttttctttgctaTCTCAAAGTGGAGCTATCTGTTCAGCTGCTTTAGACCTATCTCAACAACATAACATCGGATTTTCACACTTCATTTCGGTAGGTTCTATGTGCGACGtacaattttatgaattagTGGAGTATCTCTTTTACGATGAAAACACCAAGTATATCCTACTCTATGTAGAATCTATCGGagatatgaacaaatttgtttcGGTCTGTAAAAAGGTCTGTCTGTATAAACCCATTATCCTTTTGAAGAGTGGAAAAACAGCCAAAGCAGCAGAGGCAGCCATTTCACATACGGGTTCTATGGTAGGAAATTATGAAATATTCTATGCAtctatgaaaaaaataggggtTCTAGTAGTAGataattttgaagaattatttaatatgtgTAAAATACTTAACCTTTCTAATTACCCAGAGACGAATGAAGTTTGTGTAGTGACTAATGCAGGAGGACCAGGAGTCCTTTTAGTAGATaacattgtaaaaaatgatggaaaTTTATCAAAACTTAATGAAGAATTGAAGAACAAACTAGATGCATTTTTACCTCCTTCATGGAGTAGAGCCAATCCGGTGGATATCCTTGGAGATGCTTCCCCATTgttgtataaaaaaacgattGAAGCGTTACTAAAAGATgagcaatttaaaaatataatcattttGTTATCTCCACAAAGTGTTACTGAACCAATGAATACTGCAAAGGAAATTATTACTGTGAAGGAGGACATAACAAAACAGGGAAGACTCATCCTTTGTAACTACCTCGGAGGGACATCCCTGGAAGAGTCTACCaatcttttaaataaaaacaacataCCCACATTTGTTCACCCGGAGCACTCtgcacaaaatttattaaagctgtataaaaatatcatacaCATACAAAATCTGTATGAAGAAATTCCCACCTTTTTGGCAGATGCAGAACAGAATCATTATGTGAATGGAATCATTTATAAGCACCACTTTGGAGACGAAGTAGATGTGGCTAACTCaacagtgggaaaaaaagaaggagaaattaAACAACAAAAGAGTAACACTACCCCAGAAGAAATAATCCaaaatgcattaaaaaaaaattatattttaaatgaatttgactcgaaaaaaattcttcagaGTTACGGAATACCAACAGTTTCaacagaaattttttacaacttggaagaaatagaaaataatatggATAAGGTTACCTTTCCATGTGCTATGAAAATTTACTCAGATACGATTACTCATAAGAAAGATATCGGTGGAGTGATCctaaatataaatagtaaAGAAGAACTGATAAAGTCATATAAAACGATCCACGAGAATGTAAAGAAACACAAATTAGAAAGTGAATTCAAAGGAGTCACCATTCAGACCATGATAAACACTAGTGATGGAATTGAATTAATTTTAGGATATTATTTTGATGTGAATTTTGGACCCGTTTTGTTATTCGGTTCAGGTGGATCATATGTAGAAATATTTAAGGATAATGTTTTGTTGATCCCTCCTCTGAGTTATTCCTACACACACCATATGATGAAGGAgacaaaaatttatcatgCCTTGTTAGGCAAATCGTCgaggtttaaaaaatgtgatatgCCAAAGCTTATTAGTAAAATAATCAACTTTTCTGATCTCATTTTGGATCTCCTTCCCTACATCAACGAATGTGATATCAATCCTTTGTTCGTTTCTGGCAGTGACATCGTCGCGTTGGATGCTAGATTTACTCTCCGTAAAAATGTGGACGCGCAGTCGTTCCAGGCAGCCAAGAAGAACTCCCTGTACAGCAGCTTTGCTAAGAAGTACCCCGTCGAGATGGTCTTTTTTgatggggaggagaagcaagagaagcagcagaagcagcagggggagaagcagagcGATGTGCCCTCCCATGAAGGCGCCGTCCCACCGCTGCACCTCCCCAACCAGTTCGCCTCCATCACCAGGAGCATCCACCCCTACGACGTCAAACTAATGCACACCTTCCTCCAAAACAACGCCAAAGAGTTACACCACAGtaccttcttcttcaccacgGAGGAGAGCATCCAGACGAAGCTCTTTGCCTACGAGCTGTGTAATGCGGACTACGACCTTTACAATGTCATTCTGCATATGAGGAACAGCAAAGTTACTGGATTgataaaaacagaaaagagaCAGGACTCCAACCACTGCTATACTTATGCAACCGATGTAGCCACTTTTACTCACTTGATTCAGAAGTTACATACTTTTTCGAGCAAGCAAAATTGTACGTCGAATTATGTTTACCTTAAGAAGGACTCCCCCTTTGCGGAGCAACTCAAGTCCATGTCCTACTCGGTGGACTACGAGCAGGGGGATGTAGTCTGCTACGTGGGCGCTACCCAAGCCGGCGCCTAATGCGCAAGCGGTTGAGCAGGTAGGCAGTTACGCGGTTAAGCAGTTACGCGGTTAAGCAGTTACTCAGTTACGCCGCTACTCcgctacaccgctacaccgcGTCAGCATTGGGGACCCACCCCCagccccaaaaaaaaaagacaccgAATAGTGCACACGTGGCACCTCCTCCCCGTGGAAAAAACTCCGCACATTTTCAACTTTGCCcattttaaagtaaaaagatTTCGCAAACCGTTCCATGTTGAAGGGTTAACTGGGCGGTCGCCCCTCACTCGCTAAGCCAAGTTAAGCGAAGCTACGTTGAGCGAAGTTCTTTCGGCTAACCGCAGCTCAGTTCTTTCGGCTAACCGCGGCTCAGTTCTTTCGGCTAACCGCGGCTCAGTTCTTTCGGCTAACCGCGGCTCAGTTCTTTCGGCTAACCGCGGCTCAGTTCATTCGGCTAACCGCAGCTCAGTTCTTTCGGCTAACCGCAGCTCAGTTCTTTCGGATAACCGCATCCCAGGTCGGATGGTTCGATCCTTCTGGGCGCGGGAAAAACTGCGCAGGGGGGGCTAAGGCGttgtgacaaaaaaaagtgcaatcCCTAAGTGACCCCTATGGCGAAGCCCAAGTTGGTCCTCTCGTCCCAGGGAGGGTTGCGCCAAACAGGGGCTGCGCCATTGTGTTGGTACTTCCGCATATGTAGGTACTTCCGCATGTGGTGGTACTTCCGCATGTGGTGGTACTTCCTCCTGTGGTGATACTTCCGCCCCTGTTGCTACTTCCGCCCCTGTTGCTACTTCCGCCGTGTTGCTACTTCCGCCCCTGTTGCTACTTCCGCCCCTGTTGCTACTTCCGCCCCTGTTGCTACTTCCGCCCCTGTTGCTACTCCCACCCGTGGTGGCTACCCATGGGATGTGAGGCCACGCCCAGCCGCGCCCCCCGGGTAAACCATTTGCACAGTGTGGGCCCCCCCGTACTGCCTGCGCAGAATGTTCTCGCGCAACTTGACGCTGAGCAGCAAGTCGTCGTAGCCACACACatcggaagaaaaaaaatcattccGGTtgaggtaaaaataaatcgtaTTGTCAGTCTTCCCCTGTAAGTAAGACGAACTAGCACATCtgataattttcaaattttcaaaatttaaattatcatGAGAGGATGGCAAAAGGGACAGACATTCAGTGTGTAACAGATCATCGTATAACTTGATCaatttggaatttttttctacaatcttttgatgatataaaaaacagtcatataaaattttcatctcGTTGATTGTGGcgtttttatatacatactgAAGAGCTACGAAAATTTCTTGTGCAATTTGTTCCAGCTCAGTTGTGTGCACGCTTTTACTTGTCCCTTCTCCCTCCATGGTGAGCAGTGTGCACACATAGAGAAGCTGAATTAAACACGAAGTGTCATACAAAGGTAAGTAATCCAGGACGCACACATTCAGCAGATGCTTGAgtgtatttttctctccataaTTTAGCAGAGTGAGGAGCAGCAGGtggaaaggtaaaaaatgaagaatgtaCGGATTGTAAATCTTCCGAGAGATATACTTCTTATGAGAGTATTCCTTCATGTGTTTTTCACCCGATGGTTGAAGGAGTTCTTCCTCCTTGCTAATCCCCCCATCGTACTTTCCCCCCTGATGAGAGACATACAAGTTTTTCTCTTCCAAAGATaagtgttcatttttgttattcacaaaattttctatGTTGATAATAACCAAGTCGAATAATCCCTCATGTCTAAGTTTAGATGACAATAATAAGAGGAGTACATAGGAGATATTTTCTGGAggcaataattttattttattaatttttttttcaaattgggaatgtatatatgtattttcttttaacccTAATCTTTTATATgcacttaaaaattttacaaagttTTTGAAATTGCAGCTGCTTCCATCTGTATGCAATTGCTTGACCTTCTTGTTCACCAACTCGATCAATACCTCATGGGGGGTATCCAATCTGCTACAAGCCTCAAGTATTGTGAACCCATCCTTATCATAATAATCGTAATTGGTTACAATTCTGTTCATAATATTAGCAGAGGTATCTGCATCTACGTATAAGTAGGACAAATTTTTAACTATGGAGACTAACTCGTTTTTGTAAtcatttatgttattattcAGTTGTGACATGAGTGGTGATTTGACAACTGGGTGATGCAAATTTAATTGCTTGTAAACGTTGGTCAATAGTTTTACTCTTAGACAAGACCTGATGTTAAATAGGTCGTTCACTCTGTTGCACACAACTCCAAGTAGGGTCTCATTGGAGTATTTTAACTTGGTGTAAATTTCTAATATCTTAACCAGCtgtggggggaagaaatcTTCACAAAAATCGTACACATGGTTGGTGATCGTCTTCACCACCTCCGCGTCACATCTCCTCTCCTTGCTTATATCACTCAACAGTTTTATCACCTGTTCAGGAGTTTTGCTTCCTATCTTCAGAAGGTGGTCATACTGCCAGTACACGTCACTCCCTCGGTGCGCGTGCTGCGGATTTGCGGCGTGTTGCAGATTTGAGGCGTGTTGCAGATTTGAGGCGTGCCGCTGATATGCCTCCCCCTTGCTGCACGAACTCAAGCTGCGTGAATTGGGGAGCTGCCCCCTTCG contains these protein-coding regions:
- a CDS encoding hypothetical protein (putative), translated to MLWCSHLVIRIHPPCQHHGHAHRGSDVYWQYDHLLKIGSKTPEQVIKLLSDISKERRCDAEVVKTITNHVYDFCEDFFPPQLVKILEIYTKLKYSNETLLGVVCNRVNDLFNIRSCLRVKLLTNVYKQLNLHHPVVKSPLMSQLNNNINDYKNELVSIVKNLSYLYVDADTSANIMNRIVTNYDYYDKDGFTILEACSRLDTPHEVLIELVNKKVKQLHTDGSSCNFKNFVKFLSAYKRLGLKENTYIHSQFEKKINKIKLLPPENISYVLLLLLSSKLRHEGLFDLVIINIENFVNNKNEHLSLEEKNLYVSHQGGKYDGGISKEEELLQPSGEKHMKEYSHKKYISRKIYNPYILHFLPFHLLLLTLLNYGEKNTLKHLLNVCVLDYLPLYDTSCLIQLLYVCTLLTMEGEGTSKSVHTTELEQIAQEIFVALQYVYKNATINEMKILYDCFLYHQKIVEKNSKLIKLYDDLLHTECLSLLPSSHDNLNFENLKIIRCASSSYLQGKTDNTIYFYLNRNDFFSSDVCGYDDLLLSVKLRENILRRQYGGAHTVQMVYPGGAAGRGLTSHG
- a CDS encoding acetyl CoA synthetase (putative) produces the protein MILSKRSNKLAALRNYYSVWVGYNQNVQQVGNFKNSLNYLFRPKSIGVIGATERPGSVGNSIVKNLMQGEERYKLYFVNSKGGKVYNRDSYKTIGDVPEESIDLAVIAVPRNHVLGVMKDLSRKNVKGVVIVTAGFKETGAEGIKLEQQIIDVAKNNGIRIIGPNCLGIIHSYHNMNASFADNKILKGNFSLLSQSGAICSAALDLSQQHNIGFSHFISVGSMCDVQFYELVEYLFYDENTKYILLYVESIGDMNKFVSVCKKVCLYKPIILLKSGKTAKAAEAAISHTGSMVGNYEIFYASMKKIGVLVVDNFEELFNMCKILNLSNYPETNEVCVVTNAGGPGVLLVDNIVKNDGNLSKLNEELKNKLDAFLPPSWSRANPVDILGDASPLLYKKTIEALLKDEQFKNIIILLSPQSVTEPMNTAKEIITVKEDITKQGRLILCNYLGGTSLEESTNLLNKNNIPTFVHPEHSAQNLLKLYKNIIHIQNLYEEIPTFLADAEQNHYVNGIIYKHHFGDEVDVANSTVGKKEGEIKQQKSNTTPEEIIQNALKKNYILNEFDSKKILQSYGIPTVSTEIFYNLEEIENNMDKVTFPCAMKIYSDTITHKKDIGGVILNINSKEELIKSYKTIHENVKKHKLESEFKGVTIQTMINTSDGIELILGYYFDVNFGPVLLFGSGGSYVEIFKDNVLLIPPLSYSYTHHMMKETKIYHALLGKSSRFKKCDMPKLISKIINFSDLILDLLPYINECDINPLFVSGSDIVALDARFTLRKNVDAQSFQAAKKNSLYSSFAKKYPVEMVFFDGEEKQEKQQKQQGEKQSDVPSHEGAVPPLHLPNQFASITRSIHPYDVKLMHTFLQNNAKELHHSTFFFTTEESIQTKLFAYELCNADYDLYNVILHMRNSKVTGLIKTEKRQDSNHCYTYATDVATFTHLIQKLHTFSSKQNCTSNYVYLKKDSPFAEQLKSMSYSVDYEQGDVVCYVGATQAGA